In a genomic window of Flavobacteriales bacterium:
- a CDS encoding cytochrome-c peroxidase, translating to MNQRLTWTLALLVSLSFIGCQEDSIITDDTTQPNVLDAALDEALLNASNGVGADFYKLPTSMDAIPQDPKNPLTAAKVELGKMLYHESGLATNPMNEAGRFTYSCASCHHAEGGFQANLPQGISEGGMGFGLHGEGRYPNPEYAVAELDVQPIRTPSVLNIAYQTNVLWNGQFGGTHLNAGTESQWFENTPKTWNHLGFEGTETQAIAGVIVHRQGMTEQLYDQTGYRPLFEAAFGTLGDDTLMSNVYVGLALAAYERTILATEAPFQKWLNGDKAALSEQEKRGAVLFFTKAECYKCHNGPALNSMDFYALGVNDLGGAGTYFTNFPDETINFGRGGFTGKEEDNYKFKVPQLYNLIQSRFYGHGASFHSVEEVVKYKNRAVAENSEVPASQLAEDFHPLGLTQAEISAISAFIEFGLYDRNLKRYTPDHVLSGFCFPNNDYRSAQDHGCL from the coding sequence ATGAATCAACGTCTTACTTGGACGCTTGCGCTTCTTGTTTCGCTCAGTTTTATCGGCTGTCAGGAGGATTCCATAATTACGGATGATACGACCCAACCCAACGTGTTGGATGCCGCTTTGGATGAGGCATTGCTGAACGCCTCGAACGGTGTGGGTGCAGATTTCTACAAGCTCCCAACAAGTATGGATGCCATTCCACAGGATCCGAAGAACCCATTGACGGCAGCTAAAGTTGAATTGGGCAAGATGCTCTATCACGAGTCGGGATTGGCCACAAACCCGATGAATGAGGCAGGACGATTTACGTACAGTTGCGCAAGTTGCCATCATGCCGAAGGCGGTTTTCAGGCAAATCTCCCGCAAGGGATCTCTGAAGGCGGAATGGGTTTCGGACTGCATGGAGAAGGACGTTATCCGAACCCGGAATATGCCGTGGCCGAGCTCGATGTGCAACCCATACGAACACCATCTGTACTGAACATTGCCTATCAGACCAACGTGCTTTGGAACGGACAGTTCGGAGGCACACATCTGAACGCTGGGACCGAATCGCAATGGTTTGAGAACACACCCAAAACGTGGAATCATCTGGGTTTTGAAGGAACGGAAACGCAGGCCATAGCCGGTGTAATTGTGCATCGACAGGGCATGACCGAGCAACTGTACGACCAAACAGGTTACCGACCACTTTTCGAAGCTGCCTTCGGAACGTTGGGAGATGATACCCTGATGAGCAACGTTTATGTGGGTCTGGCCTTGGCGGCATACGAGCGCACAATACTTGCAACCGAAGCTCCATTTCAAAAGTGGTTGAATGGCGATAAAGCGGCTTTGAGCGAACAGGAAAAGCGTGGAGCCGTACTGTTCTTTACCAAGGCCGAATGCTACAAATGCCACAACGGCCCAGCCTTGAACTCCATGGATTTCTATGCCTTGGGGGTGAACGATCTGGGCGGTGCCGGTACGTATTTCACCAATTTCCCGGACGAGACCATCAATTTCGGACGCGGTGGATTTACAGGCAAAGAGGAGGACAACTACAAGTTCAAAGTGCCGCAATTGTACAATCTTATCCAATCACGTTTTTACGGGCACGGGGCTTCTTTTCACTCCGTGGAAGAGGTGGTGAAATACAAGAACAGAGCGGTTGCTGAAAATTCGGAAGTACCCGCGTCTCAACTTGCCGAGGACTTTCATCCGCTTGGTCTTACACAAGCAGAAATATCAGCAATCAGCGCGTTTATCGAATTCGGTCTTTACGATCGGAATCTGAAACGCTATACACCGGATCACGTTCTTTCGGGCTTCTGTTTCCCGAACAACGATTATCGTTCAGCCCAGGATCACGGCTGTCTTTAG
- a CDS encoding c-type cytochrome encodes MRLDGLVAEKARKIFKPLSSVAENSENPVTEQKVKLGKMLYFDKRLSKEGNISCNSCHNLSTGGVDHLPTSPGDNGGFGDRNSPTVLNAAFHTTQFWDGRAKDVEEQAGMPILNPVEMAIPSEAFLVDRLKGIDTYRNLFAEAYPNESSPITYTNLRKAIAAFERTLVTPSRFDAYLEGDSKALTIAEKEGLRAFLDAGCITCHNGQMVGGNSFQKFGQFKDYWNYTGSEKIDEGLYAITKNEAQKYMFKVPSLRNIHETGPYFHDGSVSDLKEAVSIMAEVNLNKKLSDAEVNDIATFLQSLSGELPEGAADEPKELASAH; translated from the coding sequence ATGCGATTGGATGGTCTTGTGGCCGAAAAGGCAAGAAAGATATTCAAACCGCTTTCTTCGGTGGCAGAGAATTCTGAGAACCCTGTTACCGAGCAGAAGGTGAAGCTGGGGAAGATGCTGTACTTCGACAAACGTCTTTCCAAAGAGGGAAATATCAGTTGCAACTCTTGTCATAATCTGAGTACAGGTGGTGTGGATCATTTACCGACCTCTCCTGGCGACAATGGAGGTTTCGGTGACCGCAACTCACCAACAGTTCTGAATGCGGCTTTCCACACAACTCAATTCTGGGATGGTCGCGCCAAGGACGTGGAGGAACAGGCAGGCATGCCAATTCTCAATCCAGTTGAAATGGCAATTCCGAGCGAGGCATTTTTGGTTGACCGTTTAAAGGGAATTGACACATATAGGAATCTGTTTGCGGAAGCATACCCGAATGAATCATCTCCTATCACCTATACCAATCTGCGAAAAGCAATTGCTGCTTTCGAACGCACGCTTGTTACGCCTTCTCGCTTTGATGCGTATTTGGAAGGAGACTCAAAAGCGTTGACCATTGCCGAGAAAGAAGGACTGAGGGCGTTTCTGGATGCTGGCTGCATCACGTGCCATAATGGGCAAATGGTCGGTGGAAATTCGTTCCAGAAATTCGGGCAGTTCAAAGACTACTGGAATTATACTGGCAGCGAGAAGATCGATGAAGGATTGTATGCCATCACTAAAAATGAAGCTCAGAAATACATGTTCAAGGTGCCAAGTCTGAGAAATATTCACGAAACAGGACCTTATTTCCACGATGGCAGCGTGAGCGACCTGAAGGAAGCAGTAAGCATTATGGCGGAGGTCAATCTGAACAAGAAGTTGAGCGATGCGGAGGTGAATGACATTGCCACATTTCTCCAATCACTTTCTGGCGAACTTCCAGAAGGAGCAGCCGATGAGCCGAAAGAGCTGGCCTCCGCTCATTGA
- a CDS encoding rhodanese-like domain-containing protein, with protein MENKLIFGLILLLPLISCGQKNTSLDEEVKTLYRNTVPIAQMTDVENWKNAKVLDSREKEEYDVSHLPNAEFVGYNDFDLSSVKSIPKTDTIIVYCSVGYRSERIGEKLQDAGYKHVYNLYGGIFNWKNHDGVVVDDQNDTTQKVHTYNKDWSRFLTKGEKVY; from the coding sequence ATGGAGAATAAACTGATATTCGGATTGATCTTGTTGCTTCCGCTCATCTCTTGCGGACAGAAAAACACCTCGTTGGATGAGGAGGTGAAAACGCTTTACAGGAACACGGTTCCAATTGCGCAGATGACGGATGTGGAAAATTGGAAAAATGCCAAAGTTTTGGATTCGCGCGAGAAAGAGGAATATGACGTGAGCCATCTTCCAAATGCGGAGTTTGTCGGTTACAACGACTTCGACCTAAGTTCTGTCAAAAGCATTCCGAAAACAGACACCATCATTGTTTATTGCTCGGTCGGTTACCGAAGCGAGCGGATAGGTGAAAAGTTGCAAGATGCCGGTTATAAGCATGTTTATAATCTGTACGGAGGCATTTTCAATTGGAAAAACCATGATGGCGTAGTTGTGGATGACCAGAACGATACCACCCAGAAAGTTCACACTTACAACAAGGATTGGAGTCGGTTTCTTACCAAAGGAGAAAAGGTCTATTGA
- a CDS encoding DUF547 domain-containing protein codes for MNFRTVLFLLLLAVGQANAQSGFSGGNQIWTQLLQKHVDDRGWVSYRGFLNDTAILNNYLLWLSSNPPRLSADSDEKLAFWINAYNAFTVKLILDHYPVSSIKDIKNGVPFVNSVWDIKFFEVGSEEMSLNAIEHSILRKQFDEPRIHFAIVCASMSCPQLRNEAYTADKLEQQLTNQAVRFINDTTKNVLAREKLQLSAIFKWYRKDFTKEISLKEYLRKYAKEAVSEKAKVSYLDYDWSLNGE; via the coding sequence ATGAATTTCAGAACCGTCCTGTTTTTATTGCTTCTTGCTGTCGGTCAGGCCAATGCGCAGAGTGGCTTCTCAGGCGGAAATCAGATATGGACGCAACTGCTTCAGAAACACGTGGATGATAGAGGTTGGGTCTCGTACCGAGGATTTCTGAACGATACGGCAATACTGAACAACTATCTGCTTTGGCTTTCCTCCAATCCGCCAAGGTTATCTGCTGACAGCGATGAAAAACTCGCATTCTGGATCAATGCTTACAATGCTTTTACGGTCAAGTTGATCTTAGACCATTATCCTGTTTCCAGCATCAAAGACATTAAGAACGGTGTACCGTTTGTCAATTCGGTCTGGGACATCAAATTCTTTGAAGTAGGAAGCGAGGAAATGAGTTTGAACGCGATCGAACATTCCATTTTGCGAAAGCAATTTGATGAACCAAGGATCCATTTTGCCATCGTCTGCGCTTCCATGTCGTGCCCGCAATTGCGCAACGAAGCCTATACGGCAGACAAATTGGAACAACAATTGACAAACCAGGCGGTTCGATTCATAAATGATACGACCAAGAATGTTCTTGCACGTGAAAAGTTACAGCTTTCGGCCATATTCAAATGGTATCGGAAGGATTTTACGAAGGAGATCAGCTTGAAAGAATACCTTCGGAAGTACGCCAAAGAGGCGGTGAGCGAGAAGGCCAAAGTGAGTTATTTGGATTATGATTGGAGTTTGAATGGAGAATAA
- a CDS encoding L,D-transpeptidase family protein codes for MKFRLPIMGLMVLLAACNEKRPIEHNAATSSDSIAPVKMVREQFFTDTFQKDVLMKNYFHVMDSLVARYDTIYNWPITEHLLIRTNPWVIDTLANTDYYTQKARGIFIEDQKEMVILPKGSVLMIPDSLMSDSISERLKNTVIDVNIPEFNLRIMEYGKTIKECKVRVGRNDKQYMKTAGREADLRTVTGIGSIVRIARDPYYVNPTTGKRYYATRRDDGKYTKMPQIPWLEPELDGMLPGDLIHPTTNPETLGKPCSHGCVGCSETDAWYVYYSAPIGTKVIFRYDLEVITSKGDTIELPDIYNKKKRPKKNAN; via the coding sequence ATGAAATTTCGTTTGCCGATCATGGGTCTGATGGTGCTGTTGGCGGCATGCAATGAAAAGCGGCCAATTGAGCATAATGCAGCAACCTCCAGCGACAGCATTGCTCCTGTGAAGATGGTTCGAGAACAATTTTTCACAGACACATTTCAAAAAGATGTGCTGATGAAGAACTACTTCCATGTAATGGACAGTTTGGTGGCACGCTACGACACCATATACAATTGGCCCATAACGGAGCATCTTCTCATACGGACGAATCCTTGGGTGATTGATACGCTGGCAAACACAGATTATTACACACAAAAGGCGCGCGGCATTTTCATTGAGGATCAGAAGGAAATGGTCATTCTACCGAAAGGAAGTGTGCTGATGATCCCCGATAGCCTGATGAGTGATTCGATTTCCGAAAGGCTGAAAAACACGGTCATCGATGTGAACATTCCAGAGTTCAATCTTCGCATTATGGAATATGGGAAAACCATTAAAGAATGTAAGGTGCGTGTTGGCCGTAACGACAAGCAATACATGAAAACTGCCGGTCGCGAGGCCGATCTTCGAACCGTTACAGGAATCGGATCCATTGTTCGGATTGCCCGCGACCCTTATTATGTGAATCCGACCACGGGCAAACGCTATTACGCTACGCGAAGAGATGACGGCAAATACACCAAGATGCCTCAGATACCGTGGTTGGAACCTGAATTGGATGGAATGCTACCTGGAGATCTGATCCATCCGACCACAAACCCTGAAACGCTCGGGAAGCCCTGCTCACATGGCTGTGTCGGTTGCTCGGAGACAGATGCTTGGTACGTTTACTACTCCGCTCCGATCGGAACCAAGGTTATCTTCCGCTATGATCTGGAAGTGATCACCTCAAAAGGCGACACCATCGAACTACCCGATATTTACAATAAGAAGAAAAGGCCCAAAAAGAATGCGAACTGA
- a CDS encoding YebC/PmpR family DNA-binding transcriptional regulator yields MGRAFEYRRAAKEKRWGNMSRVFPKLGKAITMAAKEGGPDPDMNAALRTAIANAKGQNMPKANIESAIKRATGKDAADYTEINYEGKGPHGVLVFVECATDNTTRSVANVRSYFNKFDCSLVPNGSLEFMFSRKAVFEINKTEGMDIEEMELELIDAGLEEIVDDGDTIYVHGDYTHFGSLAQALEAMGIEVVKASLERFPTSPVEFTDEQMVDIEKLIDKLEDDDDVQAVYTNIA; encoded by the coding sequence ATGGGAAGAGCATTTGAATACCGGAGAGCAGCAAAGGAAAAGCGCTGGGGCAACATGTCGCGTGTGTTCCCGAAACTCGGGAAGGCCATCACCATGGCAGCAAAAGAAGGTGGTCCCGATCCGGACATGAACGCTGCGTTGCGCACGGCCATTGCCAATGCCAAGGGGCAGAACATGCCCAAGGCAAACATTGAATCGGCCATCAAGCGTGCAACGGGTAAAGATGCCGCTGACTATACGGAGATCAATTACGAAGGCAAAGGACCACATGGCGTTCTTGTGTTTGTAGAATGCGCAACCGACAACACCACGCGTTCCGTGGCCAATGTCCGTTCCTATTTCAATAAGTTCGATTGTTCGTTGGTGCCGAATGGCTCATTGGAATTCATGTTCAGCCGTAAGGCGGTTTTCGAGATCAATAAGACCGAAGGAATGGACATTGAGGAGATGGAGTTGGAGCTGATCGATGCCGGTTTGGAAGAGATCGTTGACGATGGCGATACCATCTACGTTCATGGCGATTACACCCATTTTGGAAGTCTCGCTCAGGCGCTTGAAGCCATGGGAATTGAAGTGGTCAAGGCCAGTTTGGAGCGTTTCCCAACCTCACCCGTTGAGTTTACGGATGAGCAGATGGTAGACATCGAAAAGCTCATTGACAAACTTGAAGATGACGATGACGTTCAGGCGGTTTATACCAACATTGCCTGA
- a CDS encoding acyl-CoA-binding protein yields the protein MSNVEEAAERLKTLTERPSNEEFLNLYGLFKQATVGDNRTSKPGMFDMKGQFKWKAWKDKSGMSQEDAADAYVALVNELLGKYEHS from the coding sequence ATGAGCAACGTAGAAGAAGCAGCTGAGCGCCTGAAAACCCTTACCGAACGCCCATCGAATGAGGAATTCTTGAATCTCTATGGGTTATTCAAACAGGCCACTGTTGGGGACAATAGAACTTCCAAACCAGGTATGTTTGACATGAAAGGTCAGTTCAAATGGAAGGCTTGGAAAGACAAAAGCGGTATGTCTCAAGAAGATGCTGCCGATGCGTATGTTGCGCTTGTTAACGAACTCTTAGGAAAGTACGAACACTCCTAA